The genomic region TTTCTACCGACAACTCATACAGACGTGAATTTCTCATACTCAGAATCTCAAGCTTTTTAAGTTTTCCCAGTATGGAAGTGTCAATTCTTAGATGGGTACAATCATCTAAATACAAAGCTGTGAGGTTGGTTAGGACACCGAATGATTTGGGCAGTAATGAAAGGCTAGTCAAGCTAAGATCTAATACCCTTAATTCATTTGGACATTGGAAGAATGTTTCTGGTATGTTTTCTAAAGAGAAATTACGGTTTAGTAACAAGATCTGGAGTTTTGGACATACCAGATTTTTGGGAAGCTTGCTAATATAATTCCTCATTAGTGAGATTGCAAGGTAGCCTTTATGTAATTTACGTGGCAAATCCTCTAAACCACAGCCGGCTTTCACAAAAAACTCATCTTCAGATTGCACAATTTGAATGGCTGCATCCCGGACAACATCATGCATCCTTACACATCTATCTTCTTCACTATCCAAAAGCAAGCAAGAATATTTAAGATGCTTGATAACGGAATCAGCTTGCTCTCTTGCCTCCATGAGTGTTTCGGCATCTCGAAACAATCTTGTCCTGATCCCATACCTGAACAAGTCTTCTATAGGGATGTCATAGTCTTCTGGGAATAAGCAACAGAGCAAGAAGTATGACCTGTAGTCCTCATCTTCCAAGTAATCATAGCTTAATTTTATACATTTAGATGCTTCTCCCTTATCATCAGGGTTGGCAGTTTGCGACTTCTCTAGTCGCTGAGCTGCTCTCCTCCAATCCACCAAGTCTTTGTCTCCGAGTGCCCTTGCAACTGTTATCAATGCAATCGGTAAGCCCCTACATTCTCCGGCTACCTTCTTTGCCACACCCTCGAAAGTGGGGGATTCAAAATACCTTCTTGCTTTTCTCACAAACAAGACCCAAGAATCTTGTTCTGAGAGAACGTTGAGGATGATCTTTCTTTGGCACTCCATGGCATGACAAACATTCCTTATCCTTGTGGTGAGTAGGATTTTGGAATTGCAATTTTGAAGTTCCTTGTAGCTTGGAATTCCTATTCTTGATAATTCTGTTCTCTCCCAAATGTCGTCCAGGATTATAAGAATCCTTTGTCTTCTCCTTATCTCCTTACTCAATCTAGCTGCTCTTCCAATTTCTGTATCCTCCTCAAATTTGAAGCTCAATAGTTCTGACAATGTGCCTTGAATTTTTGCCAAGTCAGGCGTTTGGGATAGGACACCCATAATCACATGATCAAAAATTCCACTTTTCCGGGCATGTGCGCCAACATGTTCCACCAAGGTTGTCTTGCCCACACCTCCCATGCCGTAGACACCAACAGCAGTGACCTCGTCATCTTTAAGGGCCTTCATAACCTCATCCATGGCTATTCTTGTTGCTTCAAATGCTTGGAAATCTCTAGTGGACTCAATTGCATCAGGTACAATTTTACTGCTGAGAAGTTTCACAATGGCTTCGGTAAGTGCTCTCTCAGTTCTACAAGGATGAATTACGGATTAGAATTTAGAAATAATCTTTGGGTAAAATATATATCTGAAATTAAAGGGGCAATGCTTACTTATGATCAGTTGTATTCCACCCAGAGATATTGGCTACTTTGTTCAAGGCAGCTTTCCACTCCTTCACCTTTTCCATTCTGTGCTGCCCAGAGGTTTCATGCTTATAGAAAGCTTCTTTGAAACTTCCCTTCTTCTGATATCGAACATCAGTAGGATCAACATGATAAAAAAGTGGCAAAATTCTGTTGTCTTCCATGGACAGACAAATCTCTCTAAGTTCCTCCAAACACCAAGCAGAAGAAGCGTAATTTTGGGAGAGAACAACAATTGCATACCTTGACCCTTTAATTGCTGCTATGAGAGTGGGAGAAATGGAATCTCCGACTACAAGATCTGGATCATCCATGAATGCTTTAATGCCTCCCCGATTGAGTCCATCGTATATGTCGACTGTGATCCCCTTGCGAGTGTCAGAACCCCTGAAACTCAAAAAAACATCATACTTCCATTCAACAGGTGATGATGAAGAAGGAAGAGATGCAGAAGCATCCATGTCCACCAATACTTGATTATCCTGGGAATTTTCGACCATGTAACTGAACCGACGCTTCACTTGAGTCCATATCCACTTAATAATGGCTATGCAACCGATCCTCGCCTCCGCCATGGCTTCGAATTCTGGAAAACAGTATGAAATTAAGAACCTTCCTTGAGACAGCAACAAGGGGAAAGAACAAGGTCTCTCAGAGTACAGGCAGGGAAAAGGAAACCGCAAAAGCCATATGAAAAACCAATGAAACGGATGAACTGAAGACAAAATGGAATCTGAAGTATGAACTGAACATCATGAAGTCAGTCTGATAGAGTTTAGACGTCTAACTAGTGAGCTGTGGTGGTTATTTGACAACCAGAGTGCTTGGCAATTGGCATGGGCCCTTTTACTTCTCAAGTCCGACCCGGATGGCGCAATTCTTAACCCGACCCGGACCCAAGAAACAGGGCAAAACAGAGAAGCGCCACTACCGCAGCTGAGACAGAAACAGAGAATGGCCACCACAGCTATCAACTTGGGCCTCGTAAAGCCTTCACCTTTCTCTGTTCCCAAGTCACAATCCCCTTCAAAGCTCAGGGTTTTCACTCTCCGGTGCTCCTCCGCCACCGCCAATGCCGTCTCAGGTATACCCACTTTTGGTACTCTGCTTTTATTGGTCTATCTAGCACTCGTAAAGATTCAATTTTTATATGATGGTGGTTTCCAATTTACTGTGAGGTTAATTTATTGGTGATTAGAGTGACGAGAAAACCGATTGGCTGCCATGCAAAATTGATGTTGGTTTTGTTTTTTTTGGGCTCAGTGCCTTCTTATTTATTCAGCTGCAGTCTTATATTCTCATGTATATATCCTGCAGTGTTATATTTACAATAAGACTTAC from Fragaria vesca subsp. vesca linkage group LG3, FraVesHawaii_1.0, whole genome shotgun sequence harbors:
- the LOC101302443 gene encoding disease resistance protein At4g27190-like, whose protein sequence is MAEARIGCIAIIKWIWTQVKRRFSYMVENSQDNQVLVDMDASASLPSSSSPVEWKYDVFLSFRGSDTRKGITVDIYDGLNRGGIKAFMDDPDLVVGDSISPTLIAAIKGSRYAIVVLSQNYASSAWCLEELREICLSMEDNRILPLFYHVDPTDVRYQKKGSFKEAFYKHETSGQHRMEKVKEWKAALNKVANISGWNTTDHKTERALTEAIVKLLSSKIVPDAIESTRDFQAFEATRIAMDEVMKALKDDEVTAVGVYGMGGVGKTTLVEHVGAHARKSGIFDHVIMGVLSQTPDLAKIQGTLSELLSFKFEEDTEIGRAARLSKEIRRRQRILIILDDIWERTELSRIGIPSYKELQNCNSKILLTTRIRNVCHAMECQRKIILNVLSEQDSWVLFVRKARRYFESPTFEGVAKKVAGECRGLPIALITVARALGDKDLVDWRRAAQRLEKSQTANPDDKGEASKCIKLSYDYLEDEDYRSYFLLCCLFPEDYDIPIEDLFRYGIRTRLFRDAETLMEAREQADSVIKHLKYSCLLLDSEEDRCVRMHDVVRDAAIQIVQSEDEFFVKAGCGLEDLPRKLHKGYLAISLMRNYISKLPKNLVCPKLQILLLNRNFSLENIPETFFQCPNELRVLDLSLTSLSLLPKSFGVLTNLTALYLDDCTHLRIDTSILGKLKKLEILSMRNSRLYELSVEIGGLTNLRMLDITGEHISRIPSKLISKLHDLEELYMQGFWEWERLWPYRRGEVNDTFTNASFDEVTSLSKLRVLKVTIMGDEYIPKYVELKMNLVEFDICIGGSYEPGLYEPYKTKLYDRHRHISILLFVMISHLPEWFRDEIIENAETLYHSWCQRLIDIFVESENGRLQRLKHLHIVGSYDQDITEVDPAITWVPKKPVFENLEELYLAELDCAELCAVQFLPPGSLFKLKVLKVKDCYNWWNMILPSTLLHRLPNLEKLIVHRTDGSEFMFGYEALLVLRQLKLKKIKLYDLATVSICEGPAPPAMLQNLRSLSIHRCKQLRGSLFTSDVAQCLSQLNSLELERCPLLERIVEASNKKTVLPELKRLLLVELPLLYYESATFDIVCPELEEFFVSSCPKFSASSSDFHSRKQVQFSWW